GGTGGTGCGAGCGCGCAGCCCGAAGGTGCCGTCGCTCTCCACCGCGCGCATGAACTCGTCGGAGACGCGCACCGAGTTGTTCGCGTTCTGGTACTGCACCGAGCTGGCGTCGGCACCACCGAGGTCCATGTCGAAACCGGCGTCGCGCAGGGCGCGGATCTTGTGCTCCTCGCGCGCCTTGGTCTCGATGAACTCCTCGATGTCCGGGTGGTCGACGTCGAGCACCACCATCTTCGCCGCGCGGCGGGTCGCGCCACCGGACTTGATGGTGCCCGCCGAGGCGTCCGCGCCGCGCATGAACGACACCGGGCCCGAGGCGGTGCCGCCCGAGGACAGCAGCTCGCGGGAGGAACGGATGCGGGACAGGTTCAGGCCGGCGCCGGAACCGCCCTTGAAGATCAGGCCCTCTTCCTTGTACCAGTCGAGGATCGACTCCATCGTGTCGTCCACCGACAGGATGAAGCAGGCCGAGACCTGCTGGCGCGAGCTGGTGCCGACGTTGAACCACACCGGCGAGTTGAAGCTGAACACCTGGTGCAGCAGCATCCAGGTGAGCTCGTGCTCGAAGATCTCGGCGTCGGTGTCGGTGGCGAAGTAGCCGTGCTCGACACCGGCCTTGACGTAGGTGCCGACCACCCGGTCGATGAGCTGCCGCAGGCTGTTCTCGCGCTCATCGGTGCCCACCGCGCCGCGGAAGTACTTGCTGGTGACGATGTTCACCGCGTTCAGCGACCAGAAGTCGGGGAACTCGACACCGCGCTGTTCGAAGTTGACCGACCCGTCCCGCCAGTTGGTCATCACCACATCGCGGCGCTCCCACGTGACCTCGTCGTACGGGTGCACCCCCTCCGTGGTGTAGACGCGCTGCACCCGGATGCCCTTGCGGGCACCTGCTTCCGGCTCCCCCGCTGCGCCGGCCGGGCTGCCGACGGTCTCTGTCATGACCTGACCCTCTTCCTTGTCACTCGCTCGTCGTGCTTGGTCGGCCCCGTCCGGGCTCCCCGTCCGGTTCGGTCGTGCCTGTGACTCCAGCGACGCCCCTGGTCGGCGCGCTGGGTGGTGTTTCGCGTTCCCGGCACCGCGGCGAACCGCGCGCCGGCGAGACTTACTCACGCTCGCTCTCCACCCCGTCCTGCGCGGCCGGCCGAGCGGCCCGCAGATCGGCGATCTCCTTCTCGAAGTCCTCCACCGAGGAGTACGCCCGGTACACGCTCGCGAAGCGCAGGTAGGCGACCTCGTCCAGCTCGCGCAGCGGACCGAGGATCGCCAGACCGACCTCGTGGCTGGGCAGCTCGGCCACGCCGAGCGACCGGACGGTCTCCTCCACCTTGTGCGCCAGCTGCTGCAGCGCGTCCTCCTCGACCGGGCGGCCCTGGCACGCGCGGCGCACCCCGCGCACCACCTTCTCCCGGCTGAAGGGCTCGGTGACGCCGGAGCGCTTGACCACCGACAGCACCAGCTCCTCGATCGTCGTGAAGCGCCGACCGCACGTCGAGCACGATCGCCTGCGCCGGATCGCCTGGCCTTCTTCGACCTCGCGCGAATCGACGACCCGGGAGTCCTCCCCGCGACAGAATGGGCACCGCACCGGCACTCACCCCCTTCCCCCACGCCGTCGCCGCGTCCGCGGCAGCCGACGACGAACTCACGCTCCGTGGGCGCATGAACACCTGGGAAGCCCAACCTGTGGACTAAATACACGGGCGTAACTACTAGATGTTGTGGTCGACTCTAGACCGCGCCCGATCGCGACGCAAACTCGGGAGGGCCTTCGGAGCGTCGCCCGCGCCACCCCCGGACACCGCCTGGCGAAACCCCAGGTCGCCCGTCCCGAACCCCCGCCGGGGGGCTCAGTCGTCCACCGGGACGAGCAGGAGCCGACCGGGTTCCGCGGCCGCCGCGCCGGGCCCGTTGACCTCCACGATGCGGTCGACCACCGCCCGCGGATCGGCGCCCGGCACCACCCGCTCGGCGATCTCCCGCAGAGTGTCCCCCGCCCGGACCTCGACCAGCGCGGCACCTCCCGTCGTCGGCGCGTCGCGGACGCCGAAGAGCCCCACCAGCATGACGATGAGGAACGTGGAGATCGCCACCGAGGTCAGCCACAGCCAGTCGCCGCTCCGGCGCCCGGCGTCGCCCGCCGCCGGCTGCGGCGCGCGCGGCACCACCCGGCCGACCGGCCACCGCTCCCGCCCCGGCCGGACCGCGCCGGCCGCCCTCCGGCCCGGCACCCGCGCGGCGGACCGCCGCTCGACCCGGCACGGCCGCCCCGCCGCATCGATGGACGTGGTCATGCCGCCTCCCGCACCCCTGGGACCATGATCGAATGCATGTTCGATCGAACCTGCGTGCGATTGTGTACCAAGAGACCCCCATAGGGCGATACTTGGGGCGGAAATTAACTCGAACAGGTGTTTGATCTCTGTGTTTGCGGCGTCTACTGTGGAAACCGGGCGGCCAGAACCGTCGCCCCGCGATCAGCACCGCAGTTCAGACGGACAGGAGGCAGCGGTGGCGAGCAATGCGACCGGCTCGATCGAGGGCCGGGTACACGACGTCAAGGACTCCGAGGCCGACGTGCACACCCTGCCCGAACAGGCCAGCGGGGCCGAGGAGCTCAGCGATCGCCAGCTCCGGGTGCTGGAGGCGATCCGCAAGTGGATGCGCGAGCACGGGTACCCGCCGAGCGTCCGCGAGATCGGCGACGCCGTCGGGCTCACCTCGACCTCGTCGGTCGCCTACCAGCTCCGCGTGCTGGAGCGGAAGGGCTACCTGCGCCGGGACCCGCACCGCCCGCGCACGGTCGGGGTGCTGGTCGGCGGCGAGTCCGAACCGGAGAACACCGGGCAGGCCAAGCCCGCCTACGTGCCGGTGGTCGGGCGCATCGCGGCCGGCGGCCCGATCCTGGCCGAGGAGTCGATCGAGGACGTCTTCCCGCTGCCGAAGGAGATCGTCGGCGACGGGACGCTGTTCCTGCTCAAGGTCGTCGGCGACTCCATGATCGACCTCGCCATCACCGACGGTGACTGGGTCGCGGTGCGTCAGCAGCCCGACGCCGAGAACGGCGACGTGGTGGCGGCGATGATCGACGGCGAGGCGACGGTGAAGACCTTCAAGCGCACCGACGAGCACGTCTGGCTGATGCCGCACAACTCCGCGTACGAACCGATCCTCGGCGACGAGGCACAGATCCTCGGCAAGGTGGTCGCGGTCCTGCGTCGGCTCTGACGCAGCAGGCCCTTCCTCGTGGCGCCGAGCAACGCTGGCAGCCGGGCTCACGGGTGTCCGGTCAGCGGTTGCGGCGCAGTCGGCCCGCGAGGAAGACGAGCAGCCCGGCCAGCACGGCGGCGAACACCATCGCCTGACCGGTGGGCGCACCGGTCTCGTCGGTGGGTTCGACCCGTTCGGTGGGCTGCGATCCGGCACCCCTGTCCTCCGGCGGTGCGGTAGCGCGATCGGCGAGCAGCCTCGCGGCTCCGGGGATGCGGCGGACTGGTTCGTGTCCTTCTGATGCGGACAGCACGGCGCCGTCGGGCTCCCACGCGATGGCTTCGCCCTGAGGTTCGTTCGGCAGCGCGATGCGCAGGGGTTCTCCGCGCAGCGCGGCCACCACATCACCGTCCGGTGCGCTGTAGAGGTAGACGTCGGTGTAGGTGCGGATCGCGACGGTCCTGCCGTCGTGGCTGACCGAACCGCCGGTCACCAGGGTCGAGCCGATTGACGGCGACACCGGGCCTCCAGGCGTCCCGGTCGAGCGCAGGGCGATCGAGCCGACCCGTTCCAGCGGCACCGTGCGTTCGGGGTCCAGCGGTTGCGCCGGGCGGTAGACACCAGCGACGCCCAACGGTTCCTTGGTGACGATGAAGGGCACACCCGCCCGGTCGAGCAGCAGCGCCTCCGCATCGTGCGCGCCGTCCGGGTAGGACAACCGGTGCAGCACGACACC
This region of Saccharopolyspora hordei genomic DNA includes:
- the lexA gene encoding transcriptional repressor LexA; translation: MASNATGSIEGRVHDVKDSEADVHTLPEQASGAEELSDRQLRVLEAIRKWMREHGYPPSVREIGDAVGLTSTSSVAYQLRVLERKGYLRRDPHRPRTVGVLVGGESEPENTGQAKPAYVPVVGRIAAGGPILAEESIEDVFPLPKEIVGDGTLFLLKVVGDSMIDLAITDGDWVAVRQQPDAENGDVVAAMIDGEATVKTFKRTDEHVWLMPHNSAYEPILGDEAQILGKVVAVLRRL
- the nrdR gene encoding transcriptional regulator NrdR, which produces MRCPFCRGEDSRVVDSREVEEGQAIRRRRSCSTCGRRFTTIEELVLSVVKRSGVTEPFSREKVVRGVRRACQGRPVEEDALQQLAHKVEETVRSLGVAELPSHEVGLAILGPLRELDEVAYLRFASVYRAYSSVEDFEKEIADLRAARPAAQDGVESERE